The genomic region GTGAGTAATGAAGGAGTCGGCCGCCCATGCCATGCGCCAATCCATGTGCGCAATGGTCTGGTCCAGCGCAGAAAAATGCGCGCAGACTTCGAGTGGCCGCACGATATTCTGTGTTGATCGCTCGGTAAACATGCCAAGGGCAACAGTGGAACCGCAAGGCAGCTCACGCAGCGCTTCGCGCATGGCTTTCTTGGAGAACTCCAGGCGGCTGATGCTCTTGCCATTCAGCGTATAGTCACGCACATTCATGCTCTGGGTAATATCAAGCACAAAGAACCAATCAAACACCCGGCGCGGCAATGTGGCGCTGGGGCTCAGCATGGTGATTGCGAGCAACACCACGCTTGCCAGCATCATGCGTCCGCGCAAGTCTATGCTGGAAAAGCTGAAGCGCTGCAATATCAAGGCATCCCCCTGGGGAAGCCGGGAATCGACGGCCAACCGTCAGGGCGCTTTTCGTCTTCTTCCACTTCGTCGTCATCTTCGTTGTAACGGTTTGGCGTTTTCACGCCGGCGAACGACGGCGACAGACGCAAAGCAAGCTCCAGATTGTATTTGGCCTCGATCCATTCAGGGTCGATGAGAAGCGCCTTAGTGTAATTCTCCTTGCACAGCGACATCAACGGCCCGACCTTGTCCCAGGAAGCGTAGCCTTCATTCTCGAGGATCTCTACGCTCTGAGTCAGGTAGAGGTTGCCGGAATTGAAATAGGCGGCCTTGCGCAGGCCATCATCCCCCTTGGCAGCCGCTTCAACATACAATTCAAGCGCCTTTTCCACCTGTCCCTGCTCCGCCAGCAACCAGGCATTGGCGAACAGCTCGCGTGCCGAGCTTCCGGTATGCAGCTCACCTGCTTCCAGCTTCTGGTTGTAAATACCCGCACGGTACAGGCTCACGCTGCTCCAGGCCAGGCCCGCTGTCGCCAGCACCAATAAAAGCAACATCCACGGCAATAGCCTTAAACGGCGCGCCATCTCTTAACCTCCGTCAGGTGTAGGGCAAATAATGCTGCGGCGCATAATAGCGACAATAAATAGAATATCCAGCTCAGATCGTGGCGCGCAGCGGCTTCGTAATACTTCACGGGCTGGTTCTTGAGTTCGGCAATATCGGCCAGCGCCTCTTCCACCGCCCTTGGGCTTTCCGCTTCATAAATACGGTAGCTCACACCCAGAGAGTTGAAGTAATCATGTAGCTGGTGTTCCGGATAGGCATCAAGATCCTCGTCCTCAGGCGCATTTTTGATGCTAACGCCGTTGGCAGAACGGAGGTAAACCCAATACAGGGAAGCACCCTGCCGATGGAACATTTCACGTAGCAAATCCTGAGTTTTCACATCCAGATGCGCGCCCCCATCGGACACCAGCAGGATGGCCCGTGCACCGGTAACGGGACGCCCCTCGAAATAATCCAGCGCCATGCCAAGACCACGCGCCACTGCGGTAAAGCCCATGCCACCCGCCTCTGTCGCACGCAATGCAGCCAGCACCGCCTCGCGATCGCCGCCCAGGGGCGCAGCGAGGATGGGAGAGGTGCTGAACGTCACCATGCCCAGCAAGTCCTCGCGACTCTGGCGCACAAAGGACTGCAGCACACGGCGTGCCGCTGCCATTTTCGACTCACTATCATGTTTGGCGGAGTCAGCGAAGCTGTCATTCATACTGGCACTGCGGTCCAGCACAATCATGACATGCGCGCCACGCCCGACTTTTTCCAACTGTTGCTCGCCCCAATATGGTCCGGACAATGCCACTGCCATTGCCGCAACAGCTAGCGCCCCAGCCCAGCGCCAAACACGTTCTATCCATAACGACAGTTCATCCTCAGGCAACCGCAGAATGGAAGGATAAGGAAACGCGGCATGACCACGTACCAGCAGTGGTACCAATGCCAGCAGCAATAGCGCCAGCCAGCCTGGCGCTTGCAACCCGGCGCCCGCGTTCTGCAGAAATTCGCTCATGGCGTCTCCATCAAGCTCAGCTTGCGTGCCAGTTTTTCCACCTCGGCCTTGCTGATGGTATCGGCCTTGCCTGCAAAGAACATTTGTTGCGTCGCCAGGAAGAATGTTTCAATCTCAGCCTGGAATGGCTGGGTTTCGGGATGTCTGGCAAAGAATTGCTTGAGCTCTTCCAGGGTGACAGCAGCATTAGCATAATCGGTGAATGCACGGCTCAAAATCCGCATTGATGCCTGCAGCTCGCCTTGCTGGTTGCGCAGGCGGCGGATCTCCCGCGCGGCCTTGCGGAAAGGGCTGGGATGCTTGCCGCGGAAAGGCAGGTAGTCAAACCGCCAGGCAAAATAAAGGCCGGCAACCAAGAGCCCGGCGACTGACCAGCTCAGCTGCTGCAGGAGAGGTTGCAGCGGCTGCGCCTGGGGTACGATGGCTTCACGCGGCGTGGCCTGCTCCTTGGTCAGCATCGTGGGCAGCATGGGGGCCATCAGGACTTCGGCTGGCTGCAGGCGCGCCACCAGGATGTCATCCCCCTTGCGGAACTGCAAACCCAGGGCGCGCAACGGAATCGGCCGGACATCCCGCAACGTGCGGAATACCTGCCAGTCGAACAGGAAGGTATGCCTGACCCCATTGCTCGTGCTCTCGGTTCTATGCACGACATCACGCAACTCGATATGGGCGCCGGCGCCAAGGCGCTTCGGCAAGGAGCTTTCATCGAACTCGAATCCTGCCGGCACCATGACCTCTACGCGTTGCTCGACGATATCGCCGACACGGTAGCCGATGTCGCGCACGAAGGATTGCGCATCGATGCTCTTTTCCGCGGCAAAAACAGGCAAGGTCAGGAATAGCAAAGACAACAACACACGTCTCATCAACTAGCCTCCAAAAGATGACGCGTCAGCAAGCCAGCATCAAATTTGTCTTCGATAAAAAATGGGGCGCGAGCGCCGTATTGCCGACACAGCTTCTTAAGCTCGCGCTTGCGTTCCAGGTAGCGCTGTTCGATTTCACGCCTGAGGCTGCGCCGCAGGAAAATGGAACGCTCGCCTTTTCCTTCCATGTCCCTGACTCGCGCCCACCCCCACTCGGGCAAGTCACGGTATTCGCTGCTGTCCCACAGCACCAAGGGCACGACGTCGTGCGCGGAAAAACTCGTCAAGGTATTGCTCAGCAATACCTCATCCAGGTGGAAATCGGAAATCAGGAACACCAATGACCGGCTTGGCCGCACCTGCTCGATCGCGCGCGGCAAACCTGTTGCCCCGGACTGGGGGCGAATCTCCGTGTCCAATATCTTGCGGTGCAATTCCTGGGCAAGGCCGCGCCGAAATGAGGGAGGCAGGAATATATCCTGGCGCACTACATCATCACAGGCCAGCAGTGAAAACGAGTCCCCGTGGCGCGTGCTGGACCAGGCGATTGCCGCAGCAATGTCAGCAAGCAAGCGCTTCTTTTCAGCATTGCCCGCAAACCGCATGGAGGCCGACAGGTCTAGCAAGGCATAGACTACGATCGCCCCGCGCTCGAAGAAGGAGCGCACCACGTAACGCCGGGGAATCACGCGCAGGCTGGCGCGCAAATCGAGGCGACGCGGGTCGGGGTTGTCCATGAAAGGCACATGCCCGGCAAAATCCGTCCCGCCACCGGGTGTGCAGGTGGCATGGGCACCCGGCTGGGCGCCACGGGCACGCCAGCGCAGGTGGTAATAGAATTCCTGTGGTGTAAAACTTGCCAAAATAATGCTTGCCTGTCAGGGCCTGTGCAACCTACGGCGCAGGGATCTTGTTGAGTACGCCGCTCAGCAATGCAGGGGCAATTTCATCGCGCCGCAATTCGTACGCCGGCGTAAAGAACACGCGGTGCCCTACGGTTTCAGGGAAAACAGCCCGGATATCATCTGGGGTCAGGTAATCGCGGCCTTCCAGCCAGGCACGCGTACGCGCGGCGCGCATCAACATGGCCATGCCGCGCGGGCTGGCGCCTCCAGCCACCAGGCGACTGATATCGACGTCTTCGATCTCGATCCCGATGCGCTCCGGATGGCGCAAGGCTTGCCAGATATTGACCGCGTAATCTTGCAAGGCAAGCTCGGAACGCACGCTCTCCTGAATCGCAGCGGATACCGCGTTCAGCTTGTCGTAGGGCACCAAACCCGGCTCCAACGTCTCGATCAGCGCATCCGCATCGTGGAACCGGGTACTGAACATCAGGTCGCGCTGCAGCTCTTTATCTTCCGGCGCGGTGACGGAAACTTCCATGAAGAAGCGGTCGCGTGCCGCGGCTGGCAGCTCGAACGTTTCCTCGCGCTCGAGACCATTTCTGTCGGCAAAGACGGTCAGGTGGGGAAAGGCATAGTCGCGATTGAAAGCATTGACGCTACGCTCGGCCATCAGTCGCAGCAGAAGCGAATGCGCTTGCGGCCGTGCGCGGTTGATTTCGTTGAAGAAAAATACGGCCAGGTTTTCCTCATGCCGCAACAAGGGACCAGGCGCCACGGCAGGCTGGCCATTCTGGTCAATGTAGGCATGGTAGAGAAAATCGCCGGGCATGAGGTCGATCGCACCCTCAATGCGTTGATACGCGCCGCCAAGCAAGCGTGAGGCGGCTTTCAGCAAAGTCGTCTTGCCTACCCCAACGTCGCCTTCAAGCAAAACGTGCCCGCGCGAGAAGATGGCAATCGTCAGCGCGCGAACCTGCCTTTCCAGCCCCAGCACCACTTTATTGGCGGATTGCTCGAATGATCTTGCACGCTCTCGCCATTCACTCAGATTTATTTGCTCTTGCATCTTATTGCGTCCTGCTGACTGAAGGTTTTATTTGCATGACACTGCGGACATGCCATCGAAATAACCCCCTCATGCATCCCAGTAAAAAGGCTGATGCCCGTCCCCGAACATCAGCCCTTGCCATATCACAAGCTTATTTCACGTCAAACTTGAAGGTACCGGTCGCCTTTGCATTGGCAATACGCTTGGCATTGCGTTCATCAATAGCCTTGATGGCAGCTTCCTGCTTGCTGAGTTCTGCAGGGTCATGCTTAGGGTCGTACTTGGTACCCGCAATTTTCTCTGGATAGCCAGGCTTGGGTTGCCAGCAGTCGCCAGGAGCACGACAAGTTTGGCCGTCATAGGCAAAAGCAAGGCCAGAGGCAACCATCGCACCTACGGTTGCTACTAATGTCAAAACGCGTTTCATTGATATCTCCTTGTGTTATGGTTGCTGGTGGTACTACAAGATCTGCCGGAAGCCACCAGTCAGCGTTGCCGGCAGGGTTGGGCCTACGAATTCTTCTTTTCAAAGGCATCCACGGCTTCCTGCGCCTTCTTCGGATCTTTTTCCAGCGCACGAATCCAAGCCATGACGTGCAGGATCTCATCCTGCGTCAGCAATCCCTGCTGCGGCCCCATCATGCCGGCGGCGCCGCCGAAGATCGTCTCAAACAAGCCTTTGTCTTCCAGATTGGTCGGATATGTCCAGTAGTCATCGTTCAACGCCGGGCCCAGCTTGCCTTCTGCCAAGTGTCCATGGCAGCCTGAGCAGGCGGTGGAGAAGATCACATAACCTTTTTTCATTGCCTCGAAATCACCGTTGTAAGGATTCTGGCCGGTGTTCCTGAACTCAAGCACTTGAGGCGTATCCTCCTCACCGCTGGTGTCAAGGATGTCTCCAGAAATCGTGCCGCGGAATTCCAACTCAGCCTGCGCTGGCATCAGTGCGAAACCAGTAGCCAAGAGCAAACTGATACTGCTAACAACTGCTAATTTTTTAAACATTTACTACCCCGGAGTGATAAAAAAACCTAGATTGGCAAGAGCGGGATGTGCTCTTTCTTGAGAATGGCGTCAATCTCTTGCTGGCTGGCCGTAATCGCCTTATCCAATTCAGCTTTCAGGGCATCGTCGCCATGCCTGACACCCATGACGGTTTCGTACTGCATGGGAATCTTGCTGCCATTGGCCCGCGTGGCATTGTCTTCAATCATGACCATGTTCAGCGGGGTGGTAGACTCGGCCACATATTTGGCTACTGACGGCGCCCATAACGCCGCAGCATGCAGCTTCATGGTAATCACGTCATTGACCAGCTTGCGCTCATCGATCTTGATGTAGCGATTGCGCGTAGACTTGAAATCCGTCAGCTCGGTCAGGTAATCGAACATGTCGTCAAACCGGCCGATCTCAAGCATCATGTTCTTGGCGGGACTATCAGGCAAAAATCCCAGCCTGAAGCTACGCTCCTTGAGATATGGATGATCCCAGGAGCTAATCTCTATTTCCCTGTCCTTACGCGTCACAAACACGTAACTGGACTTATAGTAGGGTTTGGTATTCAACACGCGGGGGTCGCCTTTATCCAACCCCAGCAGGACATCACATTGTTTCTTGTCGAGAAAATCCCGAACCGAATAACGCGGATCAGTCCACCAGACAAATGTCACCTTACGATTCATGGCTTTGCCGACGACTTTGGCAATCTCATTCTCAAAGCCCTGCTGCTGGTCATTGGAGTAAGGCAATTCATCTTTGCCTGCGCATACTCTCAACTCATCTGCCGCATGAACCTGCACAGCCATCATCCCGACAAAACCTGCCAAGACAGCCGTGGCAGCAGCGATAGAGGACTTCTTTTTCACAATATGCATGTCTACTCAATTCCAAAACGCAAATTCATTTAAATACCGGGGCAGTCCCGCTGCCCCGGATATCGCTTCAGCTTGCTTTCACTTACTGCATTAGAGGCTGAACACCATCAGGCCACCACCCATTTGAGTGTGATTCTGTAGCTCCTTGAAGGCACCTACAGCACCCAGACCAGCGCTAGGATCGGTCAGGTCGAATACCAGGCCAACGCCAGGCCATCCACCCACACCGTACATGGAGCCGATGTACTGCTTACCCTTGAATTGATAGGTCATGGGCGCCCCGATGCCGCCGGATGGCATCTTGAACTTCCACAAGTCTTTGCCGTTGTCCTTGTCCAGGGCCTTGATATAGCCATCCAGTGTGTTGTAGACCACCAGGCCACCCTTGGTAGCGAGCGTGCCGCCCCAAACAGCGAACTTCTCCCACTTGGTCCACTTGTACTTACCTGTCACGATGTCCATGGCACGCACTTGCCCCATTTCCTTCTTGGTCGGGCCACTAGGTCCTGGGTACATCGCCAGGGTTGCGCCCACGAAGAACTGGCCTGCACGGTATGGCAGCATGAATGGCTCCCAATCCATACAAATATGGTTCAGGCCTGCGTAGACGATGGGCTCGTCAAGATCCAGCGCATCCAGGCCCTGGTTGTGGAAGCCCATGGCGGAAGGACATACGTTGGTGCTCTTATGATCCATGCGTGTGCTGAACTCAGGATCGCGCACTGGCGTACCAGTCTTGAGGTCAACCTTCTTGAACACGTTGACCGCCGGATCAACCTTGGCAGCCTGGATCAGGTTGCCGTTGTCGCGGTTCAGCGTGTACATGATGCCGTTACGGTCGATATGGGTGAGCAGAGGTGTCACCTTGCCGTCAACCTTGTGATCGGAAAGAATCATTTGATTCACGCCTGCGAAGTCCCATTCGTCGTGAGGCGTCTTTTGGTAGCCCCACTTGGCTTCACCTGTGTCGAGGTCACGAGCCCAGATGGTCATGGTCCACTTGTTGTCGCCGGGACGCATGGTTTCGTTCCATGGCGCCGGGTTGCCTGAACCATAGTAGAAGAGGTTCAGCTTGGGATCATAGGCATACCAACCCCAGTTGGTGCCGCCACCGATCTTCCATGCATCGCCTTCCCAGGTCTTGAGACCGAGGCCGAATTGACCGTAATGCGGGTTATCGCTGTTGAAGTTCTTGGCTAGGCGGACCTCTTCATCGGGCCCGGTGGCAAAAGCACGCCACTGCAATTCGCCAGTTTTCAGGTTGAAGGAGTTAACCGCGCCGCGAACGCCCAGCTCAGCACCCGAGCAGCCAACCAGGACAGAATTCTTGGCGACAAATGGCGCCTGGGTCAGTGTGGCGCCCACCTTCGGATCACACACCTCGATTTCCCACACGATCTTGCCGGATTTGGCATCAAGGGCCACCAGCCTACCGTCCAGCTGGGTCTTCACGATCTTGCCGTCGCCATAGGCCAAGCCGCGGTTCACGATGTCGCAACATGCCACGGCCTTGACCGAGGCAATTTGCTTGGGCTTGTGCTGCCATGCAATCACGCCGGGGTCATTCAGGTTGATGGCAAACGTATTGTTCGGAAACGCACTGTGCACATACATCATGTCGCCAATGACCAGTGGCGCGCCTTCATGACCATGCAAAACGCCGGTAGAGAAAGACCAAGCTGCCTTCAGGTTCTTGACGTTGCTTTTGTTGATTTGGCTCAATGTGCTATTGTGCTGACCAGTGTAATTACCGGTTTGCAAAGCCCAGTTATCTGCATTTTTCTGTAAATTCAGCACCTCCTGGTTTGCCTGAGCACCCTGCACCGTCGCAAGCACCAGCAGGCTGCTGACAGCAGCGCTGATACCGACATGGCTTACTCTGCCTTTCATATACTTCTCCTCATTCTGGTTTGGTTACAAACTCCCTGCCGATCGGTTGTTACTCGGCGGAAACAATTGTTAACAATTTGTAACAACTGCAACAGATGAAAGATTCCCGATTAGATGGGAAAGTATTCACAGAGGCGATGTGGCCCAGGTGGGCGCGAAGGACGAGGTTGACAGGACTGGGAGCCTAATCGGCTGAACCATATTTTTCGGGCAGCCGAAGAGACATTGTGACTGTCAGGAAAATGCCCTGCGGGAAAGCCGTTTCATCATGATGCTGAAACGGCTCATCAACGACAAAAACGCCACAAGGTGACCCTATGTGGCGTTTGATACGTTCCCCAGTGTGACTGGTCAGGTCATGGGCGCATTGCAGCCAGCAAGGCACCATATCCCGATACATAATCAGGATAAATGAGCTGGTATCCGCTAGCCAGTAAACGTGCATTGCTGAGCTTCTTGTTACCCTGTACCGGCGGCGTGGCGCCTGCAGGGTAGGCAATGCCTTGCCGATCCGCCAGCCAGCGCAAAAGGTCATGCACCGGCAGGGGCTGGTTGTCGGTCACGATATAGAGGCGTTCCGGCACGGCATGACTCCGCTGCTGTATCAAATATGCAATGAATGCCGCGCCGTCATCCCGGTGAATGCGGTTGGTCCAGGCGTTCCGTGCCGGCCACTGTTCCGGCGTTTGCGCCTGCCTGATCATGCGCAGTCGTCCGGGCCCATAGATGCCGGAGAATCTCAGGATGGTGGATGAATACGCCGCCAGCAGGGCTTCTGCTTCCAGCATGCGCTTGCCGCTGAAGTCCTTGGCGATGGGAGGCGTATCTTCATCCAGCCATTCTTCCACTTCCTGTCCATATACGCCGGTGCTGGAGACGAAAAAAACGTGCTGCAAGGGCGCACCCTCCAGGGCCGACAGGGTGTTGCGCAACCCTTCAACGTAGCTGAGGCGGTAATGCTCATCGCTATATTCGCTAGCAGCAACGCAATACACCAGTATTTCTGGTCGGAGATGCACAATTGAAGCCAAGGTATCCGGCCTGGTGACGTCGGCAATCAATGTTTGCACCCCGGCAGGCATGGGTTGCGCGGAGCGCCGCAAGCCCGTTACCTCGTGCCCTTGTGCCGTTAAGCGGCGTGCCAGCTCGAGGCCCAGGTCTCCACACCCGGCAATCAGTATCTTGCTCAAGGCTGATCCCTCCCAGGCCACTCGCCACTAAGGAATTTCTCGGCATGGAACAGGGCGACGATCGTCTTGCCGTCAGTCAGCTCGCCATCCCGTATCATCTGCATGCACTGCTCCAGGCTGGCCTCGAACAATTGCAATGCCTCGTCGATGTCGCGATTATGCTGCCCGGCGGACAATCCGCAGGCAAGATAGATATGGATCACTTCATTGGAATAGCCGATACAGGGGTGCTGGAGGCCGAGATACACCCAGTCTGCCGCTGTATAGCCAGTCTCTTCGAGCAACTCCCGCTTCCCTGTTTCCAGGGGGGGCTCTCCCGCATCGATCTTGCCGGCGGGCAGCTCAATGAATACGCGCGACAAGGGGTAGCGGAACTGGCGCTCCAGCAATATATTGCCATTCTCCAGCACGGGAACCACCACCACTGCGCCGGGGTGGATGACATATTCGCGCTGGCTGGTGGCTCCCGATGGCACACGCACCTGGTCGCGCTTGACCAGCAGCATGCCGCCCTCGGCAATGGTTTCGGATGATAAGGTGACCTCGACGAGGTCCTGATCGTCGTATTGGTGATGGCTCATAAATCAACTCTTGGTGAAATGGCGGATGTCAAGACTTGCGCCAGAGATATCGGTATACAAAACCGGGGAATGCGAACACGATGAACAAGCTGAAGGTAATGGCGTAAAACTCCCAGCCCTGCGCAGCCACTTGCCCGATACTGCCACGCTCAACCGCAATCGCGATCATGCCAACCAAGAAGTAAAGCACTATCAGTTCAAGCAAACTCCAGCCCAGCGCTTTACGCTCGCCTTTCAGTGGAATGAGGTAAAACAGGCGCTCGGAAAACCAAGGCAAGTTGGCTGCGAGCAATGACAGCAGCAACAGGATTGTAATTGTCATGACGTAAGTTATACCTGGAGGCACCGCACTTGCGGCACATCGACCTGATTATTGAATGCTGTGAATAATGGCATAAGCACAAACGTCCATCAGGCGTTGTGGCAGCATGCCGAGTATGAGTAAACCAATAGCATTAACACTCAAGACCAGCTTCATGTCAATCGGCGCCTTGATTGCGCTGTGGTCGTCGGGCTCGTCAAAGTAGATATACTTGAGGACGCGCAGATAGTAGAAGGCCCCGATCAGTGCCATGATCACGGCAAACACCACCAACGCCGTGAAGCCCGCCTGCAGCGCAGCCTGCAGCACGGTGAACTTGGCATAGAAGCCCAATGTCGGCGGGATGCCCGCCATGGAAAACATGACCAGCAACATCAGGAAGGCATACCAGGGATTGCGCTGGTTCAAGCCCTTGAGGTCTTCCAGCCTGTCGGCCTCAAACCCTGCCCGGCTCAAGAGCAGGATGACGCCGAAGCCTGCCAATGTCATCAGCACATACGACAGGATATAGAAGGTTGCGGAAGCATAACCATTCAGGCTGGCGCTGAGGAATCCCAGCAACAGGAACCCGATGTGAGAAATGGTGGAGTAAGCCAGCATGCGCTTGATATTGGTTTGCGCAATCGCCGCGATATTACCGATCACCATGGACAAGACGGCCATGATGATCAACATTCCCTGCCAGTCAGCTGCGAGCATGAACATGGCCTGGATCAGCAGCCTCACCACCATGGCGAATGCCGCTATCTTGGTTGCCGATCCGATGAACAGGGTCACTGCAGTCGGCGAGCCATGATAGACATCCGGCACCCACATCTGGAACGGGGCCGCCCCCAGCTTGAACGCCAGGCCAGCCACGACGAACACCAACCCCAGCACAAGTACGCCGTGATCCGGCGCACCATTGAGCAGCGCTTCCGATACACCATCAATGCTCAGGCTACCGGTTACACCATAGAGCATGGACATGCCGTACAACAACATGCCTGAGGCCAGCGCGCCGAGCACGAAATATTTCATTGCCGCCTCGGTTGAGCTGGCGTTATCCCTGTCCAACGCCACCAGTGCATACAGGGACAATGACAACAGCTCCAGGCCGATGTACAAGGTGAGGAAATGTTGTCCCGAGACCATGACCATCATGCCCAGGGTCGAGAACAGCACCAGTGCATAGAATTCGCCCCTGAACATGCCTCGCAACGAGACATAAGTCCGGGTGTAGATCAGGGTGACAGAAGTCGCCAGGTAGATGCCCAGCTTGAGGATATCCGCAAGCGCGTCATCCACGAACATGCCGTTGAAGGCATATTCAATCACAGTGGAATGGGTGACTACTGTGATGATGGCCGCTACAAGCAGGGTCAACTGCGACAGCACATAAATCAGGAAACGGCTGGAGGACTTGAGAAACAGGTCCAGCAACAGGATCAGCATCGCCATCACGAGCACGACGATTTCTGGTAGTGCTGTCATCAGGTCAAGGGATATGGCATTCATGTCGGTATATTCTCGTCACAATCACAGTGGCGGCAGCTTGCTCAACGCCATATGCTCAAGCAGTTGGCTTACGGTTGCATGCGTCATTTCGGTAATGGGCTGCGGATAGATCCCGAACCCCAGCACCAGGAGGGCCAGCAGGCCCAGGATAAAAAACTCTCGCCGGTTGATATCCTTCAACGCAGCCACCTGGGGATTTGCAATCTCGCCGTAATAAACCCGCTTGACCATCCATAGGGTATACGCCGCACCAAAGATCAGGGTCGTAGCTGCGAGGAAGGCATACCAGAAATTCACTTGTACCGTGCCCAGGATCACCATGAACTCGCCGACAAAACCGGAAGTGCCCGGCAAGCCCGCATTGGCCATGGCAAACAGCACGGCAAAGGCCGTGAATACCGGCATGGTGTTGACCACGCCGCCGTAATCCGCAATCTGGCGTGAGTGCATGCGGTCATACAACACGCCCACACACAGGAACATCGCAGCAGAAATGAAACCATGCGAGATCATCTGCACGATCGCGCCTTCCAGGCCCAGCGGATTGAAGAGGAAGAAACCCAGGGTGACGAAACCCATGTGCGAGATGGACGAATAGGCAATCAGCTTCTTCATGTCCTTCTGCACCAGGGCCACCAGCGCGATATACACCACAGCGATCAACGACAGGGTGATCATGAAGCCCGCCAGGTAATGCGACGCGTCGGGCGCAATAGGCATGGCGAAACGCAGGAAGCTATAGCCGCCCAGCTTGAGCGCGATCGCGGCCAGCACCACTGAACCGCCTGTCGGCGCCTCGACGTGGGCATCCGGCAGCCAAGTATGCACGGGCCACATCGGGATCTTGACGGCAAACGCCATGAAGAAGGCAACGAACAGCCAGATCTGCACATCCAGGGCCAAGGGCATGCGGTAATAGTCAGTGATATCGAAACTGCCGCTCTGGTGATACAGATAGATGAACGCCACCAGCATCAGCAACGACCCGAGCAAGGTATAGAGAAAAAATTTGATGGTGGCATAAACCCGATTCGGGCCGCCCCAAATGCCGATCACCAGGAACATCGGGATCAGCATCGCCTCCCAGAAAATATAGTAGAGGATGGCGTCCAGGGCGGAAAATACGCCGATCATGATACCGGACATGATGAGGAAGGCCGCCATATATTGCGCAACCCGCTTCTCGATCACCTCCCAGCCGGCGATGACCACGATGAAGGTGGTAAAGCTGGTCAGCAGGATCAAAGGCACTGCAATCCCGTCTACCCCCAGGTGGTATTGGATATTGAACGCAGGGATCCACTGCAGGCGCTCCACGAACTGGAAGCCACCATATTG from Methylobacillus flagellatus KT harbors:
- the nuoN gene encoding NADH-quinone oxidoreductase subunit NuoN, whose translation is MNAISLDLMTALPEIVVLVMAMLILLLDLFLKSSSRFLIYVLSQLTLLVAAIITVVTHSTVIEYAFNGMFVDDALADILKLGIYLATSVTLIYTRTYVSLRGMFRGEFYALVLFSTLGMMVMVSGQHFLTLYIGLELLSLSLYALVALDRDNASSTEAAMKYFVLGALASGMLLYGMSMLYGVTGSLSIDGVSEALLNGAPDHGVLVLGLVFVVAGLAFKLGAAPFQMWVPDVYHGSPTAVTLFIGSATKIAAFAMVVRLLIQAMFMLAADWQGMLIIMAVLSMVIGNIAAIAQTNIKRMLAYSTISHIGFLLLGFLSASLNGYASATFYILSYVLMTLAGFGVILLLSRAGFEADRLEDLKGLNQRNPWYAFLMLLVMFSMAGIPPTLGFYAKFTVLQAALQAGFTALVVFAVIMALIGAFYYLRVLKYIYFDEPDDHSAIKAPIDMKLVLSVNAIGLLILGMLPQRLMDVCAYAIIHSIQ
- a CDS encoding DUF2818 family protein → MTITILLLLSLLAANLPWFSERLFYLIPLKGERKALGWSLLELIVLYFLVGMIAIAVERGSIGQVAAQGWEFYAITFSLFIVFAFPGFVYRYLWRKS
- a CDS encoding NADH-quinone oxidoreductase subunit M — its product is MNDLPFLSLSIWVPILAGVLVLFTGGDKHASAARWLALLGSIAGFAVTVPLYLGFDTQYGGFQFVERLQWIPAFNIQYHLGVDGIAVPLILLTSFTTFIVVIAGWEVIEKRVAQYMAAFLIMSGIMIGVFSALDAILYYIFWEAMLIPMFLVIGIWGGPNRVYATIKFFLYTLLGSLLMLVAFIYLYHQSGSFDITDYYRMPLALDVQIWLFVAFFMAFAVKIPMWPVHTWLPDAHVEAPTGGSVVLAAIALKLGGYSFLRFAMPIAPDASHYLAGFMITLSLIAVVYIALVALVQKDMKKLIAYSSISHMGFVTLGFFLFNPLGLEGAIVQMISHGFISAAMFLCVGVLYDRMHSRQIADYGGVVNTMPVFTAFAVLFAMANAGLPGTSGFVGEFMVILGTVQVNFWYAFLAATTLIFGAAYTLWMVKRVYYGEIANPQVAALKDINRREFFILGLLALLVLGFGIYPQPITEMTHATVSQLLEHMALSKLPPL
- a CDS encoding SDR family oxidoreductase, which produces MSKILIAGCGDLGLELARRLTAQGHEVTGLRRSAQPMPAGVQTLIADVTRPDTLASIVHLRPEILVYCVAASEYSDEHYRLSYVEGLRNTLSALEGAPLQHVFFVSSTGVYGQEVEEWLDEDTPPIAKDFSGKRMLEAEALLAAYSSTILRFSGIYGPGRLRMIRQAQTPEQWPARNAWTNRIHRDDGAAFIAYLIQQRSHAVPERLYIVTDNQPLPVHDLLRWLADRQGIAYPAGATPPVQGNKKLSNARLLASGYQLIYPDYVSGYGALLAAMRP
- a CDS encoding NUDIX domain-containing protein, which translates into the protein MSHHQYDDQDLVEVTLSSETIAEGGMLLVKRDQVRVPSGATSQREYVIHPGAVVVVPVLENGNILLERQFRYPLSRVFIELPAGKIDAGEPPLETGKRELLEETGYTAADWVYLGLQHPCIGYSNEVIHIYLACGLSAGQHNRDIDEALQLFEASLEQCMQMIRDGELTDGKTIVALFHAEKFLSGEWPGRDQP